The following proteins come from a genomic window of Synergistaceae bacterium:
- a CDS encoding aldo/keto reductase — MIYRELGTTGLRVSEISLGCEGMIEENYSMCGKLFNLAEESGINYFDLYSPDPELRAAIGKALQGRREKFIIQSHLCSIWKDGQYTRTRNLQETKSGFEDSLRLLQVDYIDVGMIHYCDALDDWDEIINNGILDYARELKKSGKIKHIGLSSHNPQVALKAVESHSIEVLMFSVNPCYDLQPASENVEDLWADENYANHLTNMDPEREKLYETCQRLGVGITVMKCFGGGDLLDANLSPAGAALTVNQCISYALSRPAVACVLAGAHSVEQLKESLNFENAGESERDYALALASFPKISWEGHCMYCTHCGPCPVKIDIASVTKFLNLAQSAQNNNIPETVKSHYELLKHHAGECIKCGSCEKRCPFGVKIRDNMTEAAKIFGF; from the coding sequence ATGATTTATCGCGAATTAGGCACAACAGGACTCAGAGTCAGCGAAATTTCTTTAGGCTGTGAAGGAATGATCGAGGAAAATTATTCAATGTGCGGAAAATTATTTAATCTCGCTGAAGAATCCGGAATTAACTATTTTGATTTATATTCGCCGGATCCCGAATTACGCGCAGCAATCGGCAAAGCATTACAGGGTAGACGCGAAAAATTTATTATTCAGTCTCATTTGTGTTCAATCTGGAAGGACGGCCAATACACACGCACAAGAAATTTGCAGGAGACAAAATCAGGTTTTGAAGACTCGCTAAGACTTTTGCAGGTTGATTATATTGACGTTGGAATGATTCATTATTGCGACGCTCTCGATGACTGGGACGAGATAATTAATAACGGGATTCTTGATTATGCACGCGAATTAAAGAAGTCCGGAAAAATTAAGCACATTGGGTTAAGCTCTCATAATCCTCAAGTAGCATTAAAAGCTGTAGAGAGTCACTCAATTGAAGTATTAATGTTCAGCGTAAATCCCTGCTATGACTTACAACCAGCAAGCGAAAACGTAGAAGATTTATGGGCAGACGAGAATTACGCGAATCACTTAACAAATATGGATCCCGAACGCGAAAAATTATATGAAACCTGCCAAAGACTCGGAGTCGGCATTACTGTAATGAAATGTTTCGGCGGCGGTGATTTGTTAGACGCGAATTTATCTCCGGCGGGTGCAGCTTTGACGGTGAATCAGTGCATTTCTTACGCGTTGAGTCGTCCTGCTGTAGCGTGTGTCTTGGCTGGTGCTCATTCTGTCGAGCAGTTAAAAGAGTCATTAAATTTCGAGAATGCCGGCGAGTCAGAAAGAGATTACGCGCTTGCTCTTGCCTCGTTCCCAAAAATCAGCTGGGAAGGTCATTGCATGTATTGCACTCATTGCGGGCCTTGTCCGGTGAAAATAGATATTGCGTCAGTTACTAAATTTTTGAATCTTGCACAGTCAGCGCAAAATAATAATATTCCCGAAACAGTCAAGAGTCATTATGAACTACTCAAGCACCACGCCGGCGAGTGCATTAAATGCGGTTCATGCGAAAAACGTTGTCCGTTCGGTGTTAAGATTCGCGATAACATGACTGAAGCAGCAAAAATTTTCGGGTTCTGA
- a CDS encoding flagellin — protein MMMVGNNNIMLAYNSLTATNKAIENTARALSTGKRTATAADDASGLAMSLNISSQLSGVDRAIRNAQDGVSMLQVAEGALDQINSMLQRMRELSVQAANDTLTTQDRNYIQLEIAELRENINNVAKNTTFNCKRLLDGSSGASWTSDKAATQVKIAGSLTTIDQFGQKNTAEGNYRIEVKARPGQAEVLKTGIFTIPDINDGDSENEYTFTINIEDGEDINGATSGHGWEFKDGALNITGSGKYHIQGTGSTTDTKIVVNQGVDAQIRLTDVNISADSGSAFEINGANVKLFLAGDNSLTAGTGESAGLEVQNVNGYTGSLVINSCEGTGSEEGTLTATGSGCGAGIGGACHNADSWKGSVGAITINGGTITAEASQNGAGIGGGGYYNRYNDEGAHVQITINGGNITATGSGSGAGIGSGGEARGDSSNVDFIIINGGKINATGSGGAAAIGGGNGSNGGSIEISSNAELTLSGWIDTANGATRSIGRGENGAGSSYVTNTTRNPERLITLQDIPEFYNPSGVFMLEQPQTLTITQGNGKNTQVTLYSTDTIEDVRKKLNNAIAYDLNQSLYTDNPNKFVSFITEEDTSGLESVAGTFVIRSAVAGNEGKLKFTSENEDLLNTLGLNTIQSATENGYTASVYEAHTGKVLAKNIQTDGNTINGIISPNVSIEFDYMANIKATWSDAAKNYVFSADSQAYETTIHIVDKGTAFQIGQNYGEDFYINIGDMTASALGINSVDLTSRKSASQAITIIDAAIHKVSTQRSRVGAYQNELEYNANSLTQTSLQLNAAESRLADTDMAKEYLEFIKLQIISNAGSSMLTQANQNAQNLVNILSL, from the coding sequence ATGATGATGGTAGGCAATAATAATATAATGCTCGCGTACAATTCTCTGACGGCGACTAATAAAGCAATCGAGAACACTGCGCGGGCACTCTCTACGGGAAAACGTACAGCAACAGCAGCTGATGATGCATCCGGGTTAGCAATGTCCCTTAATATTTCTTCGCAGCTTTCCGGCGTGGATAGGGCAATCCGTAACGCTCAAGACGGAGTCTCTATGCTTCAGGTCGCAGAAGGTGCGCTGGATCAAATTAATTCTATGCTGCAAAGAATGCGCGAACTTTCAGTACAGGCCGCAAATGACACTCTTACGACGCAGGACAGAAATTACATACAGTTAGAAATAGCAGAATTACGCGAAAATATTAACAACGTCGCGAAAAATACTACGTTCAATTGCAAGAGATTACTTGACGGCAGCTCCGGAGCTTCGTGGACATCTGACAAAGCAGCAACGCAGGTAAAAATCGCAGGCTCACTCACAACTATAGACCAATTCGGCCAGAAAAATACAGCTGAAGGCAATTACAGAATCGAAGTCAAAGCACGCCCCGGACAAGCAGAAGTCTTGAAAACTGGAATTTTCACGATACCCGACATCAACGACGGCGACTCAGAAAATGAATACACCTTCACAATTAATATAGAAGACGGCGAAGACATCAACGGCGCAACATCCGGGCATGGCTGGGAATTTAAAGACGGTGCACTCAATATAACCGGCAGCGGAAAATATCACATTCAGGGTACAGGCTCAACAACTGATACAAAAATTGTAGTAAATCAAGGGGTCGACGCTCAAATCAGATTAACGGATGTAAATATTTCTGCTGATTCCGGAAGTGCATTCGAGATTAACGGCGCAAACGTAAAATTATTTCTTGCAGGCGATAACTCTTTAACAGCAGGAACAGGAGAAAGCGCAGGCCTTGAAGTACAAAACGTTAACGGCTATACAGGATCACTTGTGATAAATAGCTGTGAGGGTACCGGCTCGGAAGAAGGGACTCTAACGGCGACGGGTTCGGGCTGTGGTGCAGGAATCGGCGGAGCTTGCCATAATGCTGACAGCTGGAAAGGTTCAGTCGGTGCAATCACAATTAACGGCGGAACAATTACGGCAGAAGCGAGTCAAAACGGCGCAGGCATAGGCGGAGGAGGTTACTACAACAGATACAATGACGAAGGCGCACACGTACAAATTACAATTAACGGCGGAAATATTACGGCGACGGGTTCAGGTTCAGGCGCAGGCATAGGCAGCGGAGGAGAAGCGCGCGGGGACTCTTCAAATGTAGATTTCATAATTATTAACGGCGGAAAAATTAACGCAACAGGTTCAGGCGGTGCAGCAGCTATCGGAGGCGGTAACGGTTCTAACGGCGGCAGTATCGAAATTAGCTCTAACGCTGAATTAACTTTGTCTGGATGGATTGACACTGCAAACGGTGCGACTCGTTCAATAGGACGCGGCGAAAATGGCGCAGGTTCAAGCTATGTTACTAACACAACGAGGAATCCCGAACGACTCATAACTCTTCAAGATATTCCGGAATTCTATAACCCAAGCGGAGTATTTATGCTCGAACAGCCCCAGACTTTAACTATCACGCAGGGCAACGGCAAAAACACTCAAGTTACATTATATTCAACTGACACAATAGAAGACGTACGCAAGAAATTAAATAACGCAATCGCATATGACTTGAATCAATCTTTATATACGGACAACCCTAATAAATTCGTCAGCTTCATAACAGAAGAAGATACAAGCGGACTCGAGTCTGTTGCGGGAACTTTCGTAATTCGTTCAGCAGTTGCAGGCAATGAGGGCAAATTAAAATTTACGTCCGAGAACGAGGATTTATTAAACACTTTAGGACTCAACACGATTCAATCAGCGACAGAAAACGGTTACACTGCTTCAGTATATGAGGCTCATACGGGCAAAGTTCTCGCGAAAAATATCCAGACCGACGGAAATACTATTAACGGCATAATCAGTCCGAATGTTAGCATAGAATTTGATTACATGGCCAATATTAAAGCAACATGGAGCGACGCAGCAAAAAATTATGTCTTCAGCGCAGACTCTCAAGCCTATGAGACAACGATTCACATTGTAGACAAGGGGACAGCGTTTCAAATCGGCCAGAATTACGGGGAAGACTTTTATATCAACATCGGCGACATGACAGCAAGTGCTCTCGGAATAAATAGTGTTGACTTGACATCGAGAAAAAGCGCGTCTCAGGCAATTACAATTATTGATGCAGCGATTCATAAGGTCTCAACGCAGAGATCACGAGTCGGCGCATATCAAAACGAGCTTGAATACAACGCTAACAGTTTGACGCAGACAAGCCTTCAGTTAAACGCAGCAGAAAGCAGATTAGCTGATACTGACATGGCAAAAGAATATTTAG